One window of Trinickia caryophylli genomic DNA carries:
- the gudD gene encoding glucarate dehydratase, with the protein MSNASSKTPVVARMRVIPVAGRDSMLLNLSGAHGPFFTRNVVVLEDSEGRAGVGEVPGGEGIRRTLEEAAALVVGAPIGRWQDVLNAVRRQFADRDSGGRGTQTFDLRIAVHAVTAIEAALLDLLGQHLEVPVAALLGEGQQRSHVPMLGYLFYVGERERTALDYRSERDADDAWFRLRNEPALTPDAVVALAAAARERYGFRDFKLKGGVLSGEEEIAAVTALAKRFPDARITLDPNGAWSLAEAVRLCRDKHDVLAYAEDPCGAENGYSGREIMAEFRRATGLPTATNMIATDWRQFGHAVSLQSVDIPLADPHFWTMRGSVRVAQLCAEWGLTWGSHSNNHFDISLAMFTHVAAAAPGRITAIDTHWIWQDGQRLTREPFKIVEGQVAVPKRGGLGVEIDEEALAAAHALYLEHGLGSRDDAVAMQYLIPGWTFDNKRPCLVR; encoded by the coding sequence ATGTCCAACGCTTCCTCTAAAACCCCCGTCGTCGCGCGCATGCGCGTGATTCCCGTCGCCGGGCGCGACAGCATGCTGCTGAACCTCAGCGGCGCGCACGGTCCCTTTTTCACGCGCAACGTCGTCGTCCTCGAAGACAGCGAGGGCCGCGCGGGCGTGGGCGAGGTGCCGGGCGGGGAAGGGATCCGCCGTACGCTCGAAGAAGCGGCCGCACTCGTGGTCGGCGCGCCGATCGGCCGCTGGCAGGACGTGCTGAACGCGGTGCGCCGGCAGTTCGCCGACCGCGACTCGGGCGGACGCGGCACGCAAACGTTCGATCTGCGCATCGCCGTGCATGCCGTGACCGCCATCGAAGCGGCGCTGCTCGATCTGCTCGGCCAGCACCTCGAGGTACCCGTGGCGGCGCTGCTCGGCGAAGGGCAGCAACGCTCGCATGTACCGATGCTCGGCTACCTCTTTTACGTCGGCGAACGCGAGCGCACGGCGCTCGACTATCGCAGCGAGCGCGATGCCGACGACGCCTGGTTCCGCCTGCGCAACGAACCGGCGCTCACGCCCGACGCCGTCGTAGCGCTCGCGGCCGCCGCGCGCGAGCGCTACGGCTTCCGCGATTTCAAGCTGAAGGGCGGCGTGCTCTCCGGCGAAGAGGAAATCGCCGCCGTCACGGCGCTCGCGAAGCGCTTTCCCGATGCGCGCATCACGCTGGATCCGAACGGCGCATGGTCGCTTGCGGAAGCGGTGCGGCTGTGCCGCGACAAGCACGACGTGCTTGCTTATGCCGAGGATCCTTGCGGCGCCGAGAACGGCTATTCGGGCCGCGAGATCATGGCGGAGTTCCGCCGTGCCACGGGCCTGCCGACCGCCACGAACATGATCGCAACCGACTGGCGCCAGTTCGGCCATGCCGTGTCGTTGCAATCGGTCGACATCCCGCTTGCCGACCCGCACTTCTGGACGATGCGCGGCTCGGTGCGCGTGGCGCAGCTCTGTGCGGAGTGGGGGCTCACCTGGGGATCGCACTCGAACAATCACTTCGACATCTCGCTCGCGATGTTCACGCACGTGGCGGCGGCGGCACCGGGCCGGATCACGGCAATCGACACCCACTGGATCTGGCAGGACGGCCAGCGCCTCACCCGCGAGCCGTTTAAGATCGTCGAAGGGCAGGTGGCCGTGCCCAAGCGCGGCGGCCTTGGGGTCGAGATCGACGAGGAAGCGCTGGCGGCGGCGCACGCGCTTTATCTTGAGCACGGGCTCGGCAGCCGCGACGACGCGGTGGCGATGCAGTACCTCATTCCGGGATGGACGTTCGACAACAAACGTCCGTGCCTCGTGCGCTGA
- the garD gene encoding galactarate dehydratase — protein MSVSSTAPEQAAERALTIRVDERDNVAIVVNARGLPAGTALDDGTVLAQGVPQGHKVALADIAEGEAVVRYGEIIGYASRALPRGSWVDEHAVQLPQPPALDALPLATRKAPDLPPLEGYTFEGYRNADGTVGTKNVLGIMTSVQCVAGVTDYVVDRIKRELMPRYPNVDDVVALTHTYGCGVAINAPAAIVPIRTLQNLAVNPNFGGEVLVIGLGCEKLVPERLVPSQLAPGGRIPIEVAGKAESPVMSLQDEAYHGFGEMVDAILEMADKRLARLNERRRETCPASDLVIGVQCGGSDAFSGVTANPAVGYAADLIVRAGGTVMFSEVTEVRDAIHLLTPRAVDEEVGRALLREMAWYDDYLSGGRADRSANPSPGNKRGGLSNVVEKALGSIVKSGTSPIVDVLGPGEKMRRKGLIFAATPASDFVCGTLQLASGINLQVFTTGRGTPYGLAMAPVIKVSTRKSLSERWHDLIDLDAGRIATGEKTIADIGWELFQMILDVASGRKEVCADKLGLRNDLVLFNPAPVT, from the coding sequence ATGTCCGTTTCTTCAACCGCGCCCGAGCAGGCTGCCGAGCGCGCTCTCACGATCCGCGTCGACGAGCGCGACAACGTCGCCATCGTCGTCAACGCGCGCGGACTGCCCGCGGGCACGGCGCTCGACGACGGCACCGTCCTTGCGCAGGGCGTGCCGCAAGGGCACAAGGTGGCGCTGGCCGATATCGCCGAGGGCGAGGCGGTGGTGCGCTATGGCGAGATCATCGGCTATGCGTCGCGCGCGCTGCCGCGCGGCAGCTGGGTAGACGAGCATGCGGTGCAGTTGCCACAGCCGCCCGCACTCGACGCGCTGCCGCTCGCCACGCGCAAGGCGCCCGATCTGCCGCCGCTCGAAGGCTATACGTTCGAGGGGTACCGCAACGCGGACGGCACGGTAGGCACGAAGAACGTGCTCGGCATCATGACGAGCGTGCAGTGCGTGGCGGGCGTGACCGACTATGTCGTCGATCGCATCAAGCGCGAGTTGATGCCGCGTTATCCGAACGTCGACGACGTCGTGGCTCTCACGCACACGTATGGCTGCGGCGTGGCGATCAATGCGCCCGCGGCGATCGTGCCGATCCGTACGCTGCAGAATCTGGCCGTGAACCCGAACTTCGGTGGCGAAGTGCTCGTGATCGGGCTTGGCTGCGAAAAACTCGTGCCCGAGCGGCTCGTGCCGTCGCAGCTCGCGCCGGGCGGCCGGATTCCGATCGAAGTGGCCGGCAAGGCCGAGTCGCCCGTGATGTCGCTGCAAGACGAGGCATACCACGGCTTCGGCGAAATGGTCGATGCGATCCTCGAGATGGCCGACAAGCGCCTCGCGCGGCTCAACGAACGCCGCCGCGAGACGTGCCCGGCTTCGGACCTCGTCATCGGCGTGCAGTGCGGCGGCAGCGACGCGTTCTCGGGCGTGACGGCCAATCCCGCGGTGGGCTATGCGGCCGATCTGATCGTGCGCGCCGGTGGCACCGTGATGTTCTCGGAAGTGACGGAGGTGCGCGACGCAATCCATCTGCTTACGCCGCGTGCCGTCGACGAGGAAGTGGGGCGCGCGCTGCTGCGCGAGATGGCGTGGTACGACGATTATCTGAGCGGCGGCCGTGCCGACCGCAGCGCGAACCCCTCGCCCGGCAACAAGCGCGGCGGGCTGTCGAACGTGGTGGAGAAGGCGCTCGGCTCGATCGTGAAGTCGGGCACGAGCCCGATCGTCGACGTACTTGGCCCTGGCGAGAAGATGCGCCGCAAGGGGCTCATCTTCGCGGCCACGCCCGCGAGCGATTTCGTCTGCGGCACGCTGCAGCTCGCCTCGGGTATCAACCTGCAAGTGTTCACAACCGGCCGCGGTACCCCTTACGGCCTCGCCATGGCACCCGTCATCAAGGTCTCGACGCGCAAATCGCTCTCCGAGCGCTGGCACGATCTGATCGACCTCGACGCCGGCCGGATCGCCACGGGCGAGAAGACGATTGCCGATATCGGCTGGGAGCTGTTCCAGATGATCCTGGACGTGGCGAGCGGCCGCAAGGAGGTCTGCGCGGACAAGCTTGGGCTGCGCAACGATCTCGTTCTGTTCAATCCGGCTCCGGTGACCTGA
- a CDS encoding NAD-dependent epimerase/dehydratase family protein: MTTDIQMAADPLDGISVRCGRILLTGAAGNLGRVLRERLTRYCDVLRSSDLAPLAELGEREESMPCNLADAKAVDALVRGCDAIVHLGGVSVERPFEEILPANIEGTYHLYEAARRHGVKRIVFASSNHVTGFYRQDEVIGPEDPPRPDGYYGISKAFGEQLARFYFDRYGIETVSIRIGSSFPEPKDRRMLTTWLGYDDLEQLVRRAMFVPNVGCLVVYGVSANRDWWWNNDAAAAKLGYVPAQTSEPWRARIENQQAPLPETDPVRRYQGGGFVVAGPFGD, from the coding sequence ATGACAACCGATATCCAGATGGCTGCCGATCCGCTCGACGGCATCAGCGTCCGCTGCGGCCGTATCCTGCTCACGGGCGCGGCGGGCAACCTCGGCCGCGTGCTGCGCGAGCGGCTCACGCGCTACTGCGACGTACTGCGCTCGTCCGACCTCGCCCCGCTCGCCGAGCTCGGCGAACGAGAAGAGTCGATGCCGTGCAATCTGGCCGACGCAAAGGCCGTCGATGCGCTCGTGCGCGGATGCGATGCGATCGTGCATCTGGGTGGCGTGTCGGTCGAGCGGCCGTTCGAGGAAATTCTGCCGGCGAACATCGAGGGTACTTACCATCTTTACGAGGCGGCGCGGCGCCACGGCGTGAAGCGCATCGTCTTCGCGAGCTCGAACCACGTCACCGGTTTTTATCGGCAAGACGAGGTGATCGGCCCCGAAGACCCGCCGCGCCCCGATGGCTACTATGGCATCTCGAAGGCGTTCGGCGAGCAGCTCGCGCGCTTTTACTTCGACCGCTACGGCATCGAGACGGTTTCGATCCGCATCGGCTCGTCGTTTCCCGAGCCGAAGGACCGCCGCATGCTGACGACGTGGCTCGGCTACGACGATCTCGAGCAGCTCGTGCGCCGCGCGATGTTCGTGCCGAACGTTGGCTGCCTCGTTGTATATGGTGTGTCGGCCAATCGCGACTGGTGGTGGAACAACGACGCGGCCGCGGCGAAGCTCGGCTACGTGCCGGCTCAAACGAGCGAGCCGTGGCGCGCGCGCATCGAGAACCAACAGGCGCCGCTTCCCGAAACGGATCCGGTGCGCCGTTATCAGGGCGGCGGGTTCGTCGTGGCGGGGCCATTCGGCGACTGA
- a CDS encoding SMP-30/gluconolactonase/LRE family protein, which produces MLQTVSVERIGDMRCEVGESPLWLAHAGVLYWTDITGRRLWRFDEGTGRADSWALPEMAGSLAAIEGGGLALAMESGIYRVPVPQPGDMIGTPQPLARVAHARADMRFNDGRCDRQGRFIAGTMVLDTALALPLGMLLQLDTAGRRFETLERGLIVSNGLAFSPDGRTMYLSDSHASRQTVWAFEYDVDTGKPYNRRIFIDMTAHAGRPDGAAVDADGCYWICGNDAGQVHRFTPDGRLDRSIEVPVAKPAMCAFGGERLDTLYVTSIRTADDPLSGALFAMRPGVTGLPEPAMRL; this is translated from the coding sequence ATGCTGCAGACGGTATCGGTCGAGCGGATCGGAGACATGCGATGCGAAGTGGGCGAAAGCCCGCTCTGGCTTGCGCACGCGGGCGTGCTTTATTGGACCGACATCACGGGCCGCAGGCTCTGGCGTTTCGATGAAGGAACCGGGCGCGCCGACAGTTGGGCCCTGCCCGAGATGGCCGGCTCGCTCGCGGCGATCGAGGGCGGTGGGCTCGCGCTCGCGATGGAATCGGGCATTTACCGTGTGCCGGTGCCGCAGCCTGGCGACATGATCGGCACGCCGCAGCCGCTCGCGCGCGTGGCGCACGCGCGCGCCGACATGCGCTTCAACGACGGCCGCTGCGACCGGCAAGGGCGCTTCATTGCCGGCACGATGGTGCTCGATACGGCGCTTGCATTGCCGCTCGGCATGCTGTTGCAGCTCGATACGGCGGGGCGCCGCTTCGAGACGCTCGAGCGCGGGCTCATCGTTTCCAACGGCTTGGCGTTCAGCCCCGACGGGCGCACCATGTATCTGTCCGACTCGCACGCGAGCCGTCAGACGGTCTGGGCCTTCGAATACGACGTCGACACGGGAAAGCCGTACAACCGACGTATCTTCATCGACATGACCGCGCACGCGGGCCGCCCGGACGGCGCGGCCGTCGATGCCGACGGCTGCTACTGGATCTGCGGCAACGACGCGGGGCAGGTGCATCGCTTCACGCCGGACGGCCGGCTCGATCGCAGCATCGAAGTGCCGGTGGCCAAGCCGGCGATGTGCGCATTCGGCGGCGAGCGGCTCGACACGCTTTACGTAACGTCGATCCGCACCGCGGACGATCCGCTTTCCGGGGCGCTCTTCGCGATGCGCCCCGGCGTGACAGGGTTACCGGAACCTGCGATGCGCTTATGA
- a CDS encoding ABC transporter substrate-binding protein, whose translation MKGKHFVHRAGRIAAALCFSLTAAASFAADPVSLNVVDVAGNLALTKAGFEAFKAKYPDLVSNITYTNAPAPQLPGKIKAMQGAGRSDIDLVLTGTDALAAGIEQKLWMKLPEKMLGDANGKYAPGPKEMQKLAQGEGLEVTFMPAGPLVEYNPAKVPPAEVPKTPEQLLSWCKAHPGKFIYARPANSGPGRTFLMGLPYILGDKDPQDPEKGWDKTWAFLKQLNECVPYYAGGTSAVMKELGEGTRDMTVTVTGWDINPRALGIVPAEFKVQPFDNMKWVNDAHYMVIPKGVPKEKVEVLEKMMNFMLEPAQQAMTYDDGYFYPGPAIDGLTPSNAPEKSRVVLQKFGRPEYGGWLKKYPNVQPLPADKMVQAFQKWDREIGSQKK comes from the coding sequence ATGAAAGGTAAGCATTTCGTGCATCGCGCGGGCCGCATCGCGGCGGCGCTGTGCTTTTCGTTGACGGCGGCGGCGAGCTTCGCGGCCGACCCCGTCTCGCTGAACGTCGTCGACGTAGCGGGCAACCTCGCGTTGACCAAGGCCGGCTTCGAAGCATTCAAGGCGAAGTATCCGGACCTCGTCAGCAATATCACTTATACGAATGCGCCGGCGCCGCAACTGCCGGGCAAGATCAAGGCGATGCAAGGGGCGGGCCGCTCCGATATCGACCTCGTTCTCACGGGTACCGATGCGCTTGCCGCCGGCATCGAGCAAAAGCTCTGGATGAAACTGCCGGAGAAGATGCTCGGCGACGCGAACGGCAAATACGCGCCGGGTCCGAAGGAGATGCAAAAGCTCGCGCAGGGCGAAGGCCTCGAAGTAACGTTCATGCCGGCTGGCCCGCTCGTCGAATACAACCCCGCCAAGGTGCCGCCCGCCGAGGTGCCGAAGACGCCTGAGCAACTGCTCTCGTGGTGCAAGGCGCACCCGGGCAAGTTCATCTATGCGCGCCCCGCCAACTCGGGCCCGGGCCGCACGTTCCTGATGGGCCTGCCTTATATCCTCGGCGACAAGGACCCGCAGGACCCGGAGAAGGGCTGGGACAAGACGTGGGCCTTCCTCAAACAGCTCAACGAATGCGTGCCTTACTACGCCGGCGGCACGTCGGCCGTGATGAAGGAACTCGGCGAAGGTACGCGTGACATGACCGTCACCGTGACGGGCTGGGACATCAATCCGCGCGCGCTCGGCATCGTGCCCGCCGAGTTCAAGGTGCAACCGTTCGACAACATGAAGTGGGTCAACGATGCCCACTACATGGTCATTCCGAAGGGGGTGCCGAAGGAGAAGGTCGAAGTACTCGAGAAGATGATGAACTTCATGCTCGAGCCCGCGCAACAGGCGATGACCTACGACGACGGCTATTTCTATCCGGGCCCGGCGATCGATGGCCTCACGCCCTCGAACGCGCCCGAGAAGAGTCGCGTGGTGCTGCAGAAATTCGGTCGGCCCGAGTACGGCGGTTGGCTGAAGAAGTACCCGAACGTGCAGCCGCTGCCCGCCGACAAGATGGTCCAGGCGTTCCAGAAGTGGGACCGCGAGATCGGCTCGCAGAAGAAGTAA
- a CDS encoding ABC transporter ATP-binding protein, which yields MKHTFDRLRLNSVCRSFANAEGANVAALQGLDLNIERGEFIALLGPSGCGKSTALNCIAGLQPLTGGEIWLDDKRIDVLPPEKRGFGMVFQNYALFPHMSVLDNVGFGLKMRGTPKAETERRARAALQLVQLVGHEHKLPGQLSGGQQQRVAIARAIVIEPPVVLMDEPLSNLDTKLRIEMRAEIRRIHGELERATIYVTHDQDEALSMADRIVVMKEGVVQQVASPKEVYGRPRNLHVARFMGYRNVVACTLEGTAGEGVSVQAGGVKFVASAMEEFDSKSAMLAIRPEDLVRAQPGSPNAFEVDVDVVEYGGRDSLLFVKAPFGQLWARVEGEFAEGERVTLAVASDRALVYRPELAS from the coding sequence ATGAAGCATACTTTCGATCGGTTGCGTCTCAACTCGGTGTGTCGCAGCTTCGCCAACGCGGAAGGCGCGAACGTCGCAGCACTTCAAGGGCTCGATCTGAATATCGAACGCGGCGAGTTCATCGCGCTGCTCGGGCCGTCAGGATGCGGCAAGTCGACGGCGCTCAATTGCATCGCCGGCCTGCAGCCGCTCACAGGCGGTGAGATCTGGCTGGACGACAAACGTATCGACGTGCTGCCGCCCGAAAAGCGCGGCTTCGGCATGGTCTTTCAGAATTACGCGCTCTTTCCGCACATGAGCGTGCTCGACAACGTGGGCTTCGGCCTCAAGATGCGCGGCACGCCGAAGGCGGAAACCGAGCGCCGCGCGCGTGCCGCGCTGCAGCTCGTGCAACTTGTCGGACACGAGCACAAGCTGCCGGGCCAGCTCTCCGGTGGCCAGCAGCAGCGTGTTGCCATTGCGCGCGCGATCGTGATCGAGCCGCCCGTCGTGTTGATGGACGAGCCGCTCTCCAACCTCGATACGAAGCTGCGCATCGAAATGCGCGCCGAAATTCGCCGCATCCATGGCGAGCTCGAACGCGCGACGATCTACGTGACGCACGATCAGGACGAAGCCCTTTCGATGGCCGACCGCATCGTCGTCATGAAAGAAGGCGTGGTGCAGCAAGTCGCCTCCCCGAAGGAAGTCTACGGCCGCCCGCGCAATCTGCACGTCGCGCGGTTCATGGGATACCGCAACGTGGTGGCCTGCACGCTCGAGGGCACGGCGGGCGAGGGCGTGTCGGTGCAGGCGGGCGGCGTGAAATTCGTCGCCTCGGCGATGGAAGAGTTCGACTCGAAGTCGGCCATGCTCGCCATCCGCCCCGAAGACCTCGTGCGCGCGCAACCGGGTTCGCCCAATGCGTTCGAGGTCGATGTCGACGTTGTCGAATACGGCGGCCGCGATTCGCTGCTTTTCGTGAAGGCACCGTTTGGCCAGCTCTGGGCGCGCGTGGAAGGCGAGTTCGCCGAAGGCGAGCGCGTCACGCTGGCTGTCGCGAGCGATCGCGCGCTCGTCTACCGGCCGGAGCTCGCATCATGA
- a CDS encoding ABC transporter permease — translation MSALSLSGPRDAKGWLVTPALGFILALFVYPFAYGLMLSFEPMNGGGILANYTTFFTDSAMWPTVLVTLKLAVPATIINVGLSVPAAFALRRKSPYQKFVTTLLVIPVTLGTVLIADGMLSYFSPNGWFTQAVQALHLYGDEVRLTHNYWGVLISLVVSGFPFAFLLTLSYVTGIDPTLARAAATLGAGPWQQFRQVYLPLLVPGLTMAACLSFVQAFSVFPSAVLLGAPAGPTRVISIAASEAAFENYDYSLASTIAIVMGFVQLLVVAGMLGARRFFYTGPVTGGKG, via the coding sequence ATGAGCGCGCTCTCGCTATCGGGCCCGCGCGACGCAAAGGGCTGGCTCGTCACCCCGGCTCTCGGGTTTATTCTGGCGCTCTTCGTCTACCCGTTCGCCTACGGCCTGATGCTTTCGTTCGAGCCGATGAACGGCGGTGGGATTCTCGCCAACTACACGACGTTCTTCACCGACAGCGCGATGTGGCCGACGGTCCTCGTGACGCTGAAGCTCGCCGTGCCCGCAACGATCATCAATGTCGGATTGTCGGTCCCCGCAGCGTTCGCGCTGCGGCGCAAGTCGCCGTATCAGAAGTTCGTGACGACGTTGCTCGTGATCCCCGTCACGCTAGGCACTGTGCTGATCGCCGACGGCATGCTGAGCTATTTCTCGCCGAACGGATGGTTTACGCAGGCGGTGCAGGCGCTCCATCTTTACGGCGACGAAGTCCGGCTCACACACAACTACTGGGGCGTGCTGATTTCGCTTGTCGTCTCGGGCTTTCCATTCGCGTTCCTGCTGACGCTCTCGTATGTGACCGGCATCGACCCGACGCTCGCGCGCGCGGCTGCGACGCTTGGCGCGGGCCCCTGGCAGCAGTTCCGGCAAGTCTATCTGCCGCTGCTCGTGCCTGGCCTCACCATGGCGGCATGCCTTTCGTTCGTGCAGGCGTTTTCGGTGTTTCCGTCCGCCGTCCTGCTCGGCGCGCCGGCGGGGCCGACGCGCGTGATTTCGATCGCCGCGTCCGAAGCCGCGTTCGAGAACTACGATTATTCGCTCGCCTCGACGATCGCCATCGTCATGGGCTTCGTGCAGTTGCTCGTCGTGGCCGGTATGTTGGGCGCTCGCCGCTTCTTCTATACAGGTCCGGTGACGGGAGGGAAAGGCTGA
- a CDS encoding ABC transporter permease → MTTDNQTARALPLRESLGGRGTQSNTRPTKQTEGVGSRLWRVLVWGVMAFFLLNVLLLIATVAVNSIATRWFGTPLPQGFTLHWYAQAWSDFQLSSVLWVTVEVVGAVVLLSIALGVPAAYALARAQFPGKRIAMLVFLLPLMVPPVTYGIPMATVMYKVGLAGTLGGVILANLVPALPFVILVMTPFIEQIDPNLEAAARIFGANTARYFRHVLLPLLVPGMLAAGLLVLVRTIGMFELTFFTAGPSTQTLVVALYYAVFSTGVRAPQAIDAMAMIYMGITLVWVIIALQFVSPTQLVSRVKEQR, encoded by the coding sequence ATGACCACCGATAACCAAACTGCTCGCGCGCTGCCGCTGCGCGAGTCGCTGGGCGGCCGCGGCACGCAGTCGAACACGCGGCCGACCAAGCAGACCGAAGGCGTGGGCTCGCGCCTGTGGCGCGTGCTCGTCTGGGGCGTCATGGCGTTCTTCCTGCTCAACGTGCTGCTGCTGATCGCCACCGTGGCCGTGAATTCGATCGCGACGCGCTGGTTCGGCACGCCTTTGCCGCAGGGTTTCACGCTGCACTGGTACGCGCAGGCATGGAGCGACTTTCAGCTCTCGAGCGTGCTGTGGGTGACCGTCGAAGTCGTCGGCGCCGTCGTACTGCTGTCGATCGCGCTCGGCGTGCCGGCCGCTTATGCGCTCGCTCGGGCGCAGTTCCCCGGCAAGCGCATTGCGATGCTCGTGTTCTTGTTGCCGCTCATGGTGCCGCCCGTCACGTACGGCATCCCGATGGCCACCGTCATGTACAAGGTGGGGTTGGCCGGTACGCTCGGCGGCGTGATTCTCGCGAACCTCGTGCCTGCGCTGCCGTTCGTGATTCTCGTCATGACGCCGTTCATCGAGCAGATCGACCCGAACCTCGAGGCGGCCGCACGCATCTTCGGTGCGAACACGGCGCGCTATTTCCGCCATGTGCTGCTGCCGCTGCTCGTGCCGGGCATGCTCGCCGCGGGCCTGCTCGTGCTCGTGCGCACGATCGGCATGTTCGAGCTCACGTTCTTTACGGCCGGGCCCAGCACGCAGACGCTCGTCGTCGCACTCTATTACGCCGTGTTCTCGACGGGCGTACGGGCGCCGCAGGCAATCGATGCGATGGCGATGATCTACATGGGCATCACGCTCGTGTGGGTGATCATCGCGCTGCAGTTCGTGAGCCCGACGCAGCTCGTCTCGCGTGTGAAGGAGCAGCGCTGA
- a CDS encoding DUF6404 family protein, whose product MNERIRRSIYFLSERGMPKEKMAPPLIRQMWRVGLSIPPLCFLGGLHVFLLIGCLSCMAWACIALVAVIWGLWDMSAQYLIVSSIVFGVVLGVYSSFKYMGLKKKYDVPDWRDF is encoded by the coding sequence ATGAATGAACGAATTAGAAGATCAATCTATTTCCTGTCGGAAAGAGGGATGCCTAAAGAGAAGATGGCCCCTCCCCTGATACGTCAAATGTGGCGAGTGGGGTTGAGTATTCCCCCGCTTTGCTTCCTTGGTGGATTGCACGTATTCCTTCTCATCGGCTGCTTGTCTTGCATGGCGTGGGCGTGCATTGCGCTTGTTGCGGTCATTTGGGGGCTGTGGGACATGTCCGCGCAGTATTTGATTGTTAGTTCTATCGTGTTTGGTGTTGTGTTGGGGGTGTACTCGTCCTTTAAATACATGGGTTTGAAGAAAAAATATGATGTTCCGGATTGGAGGGATTTCTAA
- a CDS encoding HlyD family secretion protein, which yields MSRIRFFRAEAQQERCESVVGGVIMIHPLSLSVLTATMASIALAVMLLFVFGRYTRRITVEGVVVPDVGLVKVYGQQPGVVLHKNVSEGQHVMGGAVLYTISTDLQSAVEGQTHAALIERAHQRKESLQQEMKKIRELQQAERETVMAKLVSLRTERARIEDQLATQSERLKIAADDVTRYERLHGQDYISTDQLHQRKTDLLEQKSKSLGLQRERGRLLQSLKETANELEGLDLKQQNLLAQIERSVIDIEETMIESQARREVAIPAPRSGIVTAVIAEAGQAVGLGRPLASIVPDGAVWQVHLFVPSAAIGFVHIGDHVRVRYRAYPFQKFGHYGARVASIARTALSANELWTSAPPAADGKAFYRVTATLDQQTVVAYGKPQSLQAGMALEADILQESRRLYEWVFQPLYGVADKF from the coding sequence ATGTCGCGCATTAGATTTTTTCGTGCCGAGGCACAACAAGAGCGATGCGAGTCAGTAGTCGGCGGGGTCATAATGATTCACCCGTTATCGCTATCGGTACTAACGGCCACAATGGCCTCTATAGCGCTTGCCGTTATGCTGCTGTTTGTATTTGGCCGGTATACGCGCCGTATCACCGTTGAAGGTGTTGTTGTGCCGGATGTCGGACTGGTCAAGGTATACGGGCAGCAGCCGGGCGTTGTGCTGCATAAGAATGTCTCGGAGGGGCAGCATGTGATGGGAGGCGCAGTACTATATACAATTTCGACCGACTTACAGAGTGCTGTAGAGGGCCAAACGCACGCGGCGCTGATAGAACGGGCGCATCAGCGCAAGGAGTCGTTGCAGCAAGAGATGAAAAAAATCCGTGAGCTACAGCAAGCGGAGCGCGAAACAGTTATGGCGAAACTCGTGAGCTTGCGCACGGAACGGGCGCGCATCGAGGACCAGCTTGCGACCCAAAGCGAGCGATTAAAGATCGCTGCTGACGATGTTACGCGATACGAGCGCTTGCACGGGCAGGACTACATTTCGACCGACCAACTGCACCAACGGAAAACCGACTTGCTCGAGCAGAAATCGAAGTCGCTCGGCTTGCAGCGGGAGCGAGGGCGACTATTGCAGTCCCTGAAAGAGACAGCGAATGAACTCGAGGGACTCGATCTGAAACAGCAGAACCTGCTCGCCCAAATCGAGCGAAGTGTGATTGACATCGAGGAGACGATGATCGAGAGCCAAGCGCGCCGGGAAGTTGCGATTCCCGCACCGAGGTCGGGGATCGTCACTGCAGTAATCGCTGAGGCGGGACAAGCTGTCGGACTCGGCCGCCCCCTCGCGAGCATCGTGCCGGATGGCGCGGTTTGGCAGGTCCATCTGTTTGTGCCGAGTGCAGCCATTGGCTTCGTGCATATCGGCGATCATGTCCGTGTTCGCTACCGTGCCTATCCATTTCAGAAGTTCGGCCACTACGGCGCGCGGGTAGCATCGATCGCTCGTACTGCGCTTTCAGCCAACGAACTTTGGACGAGCGCACCACCGGCAGCCGACGGTAAGGCGTTCTATAGGGTTACGGCAACCCTGGACCAGCAGACGGTCGTTGCTTATGGCAAGCCGCAGTCGCTGCAGGCTGGCATGGCACTGGAGGCTGACATTCTGCAGGAGAGCCGGCGTCTCTACGAATGGGTGTTTCAGCCTCTGTACGGCGTCGCTGACAAATTCTGA